One Micropterus dolomieu isolate WLL.071019.BEF.003 ecotype Adirondacks linkage group LG23, ASM2129224v1, whole genome shotgun sequence DNA window includes the following coding sequences:
- the LOC123963275 gene encoding filamin-C-like isoform X3, producing MMSNSGYLEPHQLPPQFYQSAADIGEEEEEMPATEKDLAEDAPWKKIQQNTFTRWCNEHLKCMNKRINDLQKDLSDGLKLIGLLEVLSQKKMYRKYHSRPNFRQMKLENVSVALEFLEREHIRLVSIDSKAIVDGNLKLILGLIWTLILHYSISMPMWEDEDDEDAKKLTPKQRLLGWIQNKVPQLPITNFHRDWRDGKALGALVDNCAPGLCPDWETWDPSQPVENAREAMQQADDWLGVPQVIAPEEIVDPNVDEHSVMTYLSQFPKSKLKPGAPLRAKTLHPKRAKAYGPGIEPRGNVVLKPAEFLVETVEAGLGEVLVYVEDPEGHTEEARVIPNNDKNRTYSVVYLPKVEGLHKVKVLFAGQDIDRSPFMVNISKAMGDPSRVQARGPGLQSTGNVANKPTYFDIYTAGAGAGDVGVIIVDSNGRRDTVEIVLENKGDSIFRCTYVPVLEGPHTVYVTFAGQQIPRSPFTVHISEVSQSIPPPGSPVQIVPQCTRTPPSDKTRRGPPPTPPKPRRPTCNPNACRASGRGLQPKGLRVKEVADFKVYTKGAGSGELKVTVKGPKGLEEPVKVLEMENGIFECNYYPIMTGKYIVTITWGGHSIPRSPFEVQVSVEAGPQKVRAWGPGLETGMVGKSADFVVEAIGTEVGTLGFSIEGPSQAKIECDDKGDGSCDVRYWPTEPGDYAVHVICDDEDIKDSPFMAHILPAANDVFPENVKCYGPGLEPLGCIVNKPADFTIDTHEAGRGELKLYAQDAEGFPIDIQITDNGDNTFFCVYTPSKPIKHTIIITWGEVNVPNSPFRVMIGEGSHPEKVKVYGPGVEKTGLKANEPTYFTVDCSEAGQGDVSIGIKCAPGVVGPAEADIDFDIIKNDNDTFTVKYTPPGAGQYTIMVLFADQEIPISPFRIKVDPSHDAAKVRAEGPGLSKTGVEVGKPTHFTIFTKGAGKAKPEVYFTGAAKGDAVRDFEIIDNHDYSYTVRYTAVQQGNMSVTVCHGGDPIPKSPFNISVAPPLDLSKVKVQGLNNKVDVGKDEEFTVSTQGAGGQGKLDVKITSPSRRPIPCKLESGTANEMHTVKYIPPEEGPYRVDITYDGNPVPGSPFTVEGVMPPDPTKVRAYGPGLQGGVVGKPAPFAIDTKGAGTGGLGLTVEGPCEAKIECQDNGDGSCSVSYLPTEPGEYAINILFADQHIPGSPFKAMVQSAFDPSKVTASGPGLERAKVNEDGSFTVDCSKAGEAELTIEIISDSGAKAEVHVQNNSDGTYSITYIPQFHGMYTITIKYGGHAVPKFPTRLQVDPAVDTSGVKVYGPGVEPRGVLREVTTHFIVDARAHYKSGGSHIKACISNPSGSNTDAYITDKGDGTYRVEYTPYEDGLHLIELLFDEVSVPKSPFRVSVAEGCDPSRVRAYGPGLEEGLVNKPNRFTVETRGAGTGGLGLAIEGPSEAKMSCKDNKDGSCSVEYIPFTPGEYDVNITFGGLPIPGSPFRVPVRELVDPSKVKCSGPGLGSGVRAHVPQTFTVDSSKAGVAPLEVLLYGPTGVAEPISITDNGDGTHTVNYTPANDGPYTVCVKYADQEVPRSPFKIKTLPAHDASKVRASGPGLNASGVPASLPVEFTIDARDAGEGLLTVQILDPEGKPKKANIRDNRDGTYTVSYVPDMTGRYTITIKYGGDEIPYSPYRIHALPTGDASKCLVTVSIGGHGLGIGPTIQIGEETVITVDAKAAGKGKVTCKVSTPDGAELDVDVVENADGTFDIYYTAPEPGKYVITIRFGGENIPNSPFHVVATDDPISPVDGMEPVLRPFSLVIPFTVQKGEITGEVRMPSGRTACPHITDNKDGTVTVKYSPTERGLHEMDIKYDGKHIPGSPLQFYVDAINGGHVTAYGPGLSHGTVNRPATFTIVTKDAGEGGLSLAVEGPSKAEISCKDNKDGTCTVSYLPTAPGDYNIIVKFDDKHIAGSPFTAKITGDESMRTSQLNVGTATDVSLKITETDLSSLMASIRAPSGNEEPCLLKRLPNRHIGISFTPKEVGEHVVSVKKNGKHVTNSPFKIMVGQSEIGDASKVKVYGQGLVEGHTFEVAEFIVDTRSAGYGGLGLSIEGPSKVDINCEDVEDGTCKVTYCPTEPGNYIINIKFADQHVPGSPFTVKVFGDGRMKESITRKRQAPSIATVGSTCDLNLKIPGNWFHMVSAQERLTRTFTRSSHTYTRTERTEISKTRAGETKREVRVEESTQVGGEPFRDVFGDFLGRESLSGFNGMPTGSRPPLQDGEASKQEMTAQVTSPGGKTEDAEIIKGDDSTYSVRFIPQEMGAHTVNVKYRGQHVPGSPFQFTVGPLGEGGAHKVRAGGTGLDRGVAGIPAEFSIWTREAGAGGLSIAVEGPSKAEITFEDRKDGSCGVIYVVQEPGDYEVSIKFNDEHIPDSPFIVPIATLSDDARRLTITSLQEVALKVGQEASFAVQLNGARGLIDAKIHTPSGAIEECYITELDSDQHAIRFIPRENGVHSIDVRFNGSHVPGSPFKIRVGEPGQVGDPGMVSAFGPGLEGGTTGVASEFVVNTCNAGSGALAVTIDGPSKVKMDCQECPEGYKVSYTPMAPGHYLISIKYGGPQHIVGSPFKAKVSGPRLSGGHSLHETSSVLVETVTKSSAMGGAFASLPKFSSDASKVISRGAGLSKAFVGQKNTFTVDCSKAGTNMLMVGVHGPKTPCEEVYVKHMGNRMYNVTYTVKEQGSYILIVKWGDENVPGSPFHVTVP from the exons GTGATCGCTCCAGAGGAGATCGTTGACCCGAACGTGGACGAGCACTCTGTGATGACCTACCTGTCTCAGTTCCCCAAATCTAAACTGAAGCCCGGCGCCCCACTGAGGGCGAAGACCCTGCACCCGAAGAGGGCCAAAGCCTACGGACCCG GTATTGAGCCTCGAGGTAACGTGGTTCTGAAACCAGCTGAGTTTCTGGTGGAGACAGTGGAGGCTGGACTGGGTGAGGTTCTGGTTTATGTGGAAGATCCAGAGGGACACACAGAGGAG GCCCGGGTGATCCCCAACAACGACAAGAACAGAACCTACTCCGTGGTCTACCTGCCCAAAGTGGAGGGGCTTCATAAA GTGAAAGTGCTGTTTGCTGGGCAGGACATCGACAGAAGTCCCTTCATGGTGAACATTTCGAAGGCCATGGGCGACCCGAGCAGAGTTCAGGCCCGCGGGCCGGGACTGCAGTCGACTGGAAATGTGGCCAACAAACCGACATACTTTGACATTTACACTGCAG gGGCGGGTGCTGGAGATGTAGGCGTCATCATTGTGGATTCAAACGGTCGGAGGGATACAGTGGAGATTGTCTTGGAGAACAAAGGCGACAGTATTTTCCGCTGCACCTATGTTCCCGTCCTGGAGGGGCCCCACACCGTCTATGTGACCTTTGCTGGGCAGCAGATTCCCAGAAGCCCTTTCACCGTCCACATCTCAGAGG TTTCACAGAGCATCCCACCTCCGGGGTCTCCGGTGCAGATTGTACCTCAGTGCACACGCACCCCACCCTCAGACAAGACAAGGAGAGGCCCCCCTCCAACACCGCCTAAACCCAGGCGACCAA CCTGCAACCCGAACGCCTGCAGAGCTTCGGGCCGAGGTCTGCAGCCGAAGGGGCTGAGGGTGAAAGAAGTGGCAGATTTTAAAGTTTACACTAAAGGAGCCGGCAGCGGAGAGCTCAAAGTCACCGTGAAGGGACCGA AGGGCCTGGAGGAGCCGGTGAAGGTTCTCGAGATGGAAAACGGGATATTTGAGTGTAATTATTACCCCATCATGACGGGAAAATACATCGTAACCATCACCTGGGGAGGACACAGCATCCCACGCAG tccatTTGAGGTTCAGGTGAGTGTGGAGGCGGGGCCTCAGAAGGTGAGGGCCTGGGGCCCGGGTCTGGAGACTGGCATGGTGGGGAAGAGTGCTGACTTTGTGGTGGAAGCCATCGGCACGGAGGTGGGAACACTCG GTTTCTCCATCGAGGGTCCCTCTCAGGCGAAGATCGAGTGTGATGATAAAGGCGATGGGTCATGTGATGTTCGATACTGGCCCACCGAACCGGGCGACTACGCTGTGCACGTCATATGTGACGACGAGGACATCAAGGACAGTCCCTTCATGGCTCACATCCTCCCTGCTGCCAACGACGTCTTCCCTGAAAAC GTGAAATGTTACGGTCCAGGTCTGGAGCCGCTCGGCTGCATCGTCAACAAACCTGCTGATTTCACCATCGATACCCACGAAGCCGGCAGAGGAGAGCTGAAGCTCTACGCTCAG GATGCAGAGGGTTTCCCCATCGACATTCAGATCACAGATAACGGAGACAACACCTTCTTCTGTGTTTACACTCCCTCAAAACCCATCAAACACACAATCATCATCACCTGGGGCGAAGTCAACGTCCCCAACAGCCCCTTCAGG GTGATGATAGGAGAGGGCAGCCATCCAGAGAAAGTGAAGGTGTACGGTCCTGGTGTGGAGAAGACGGGACTGAAGGCCAACGAGCCGACCTACTTCACTGTGGACTGCAGCGAGGCCGGACAAG GTGACGTCAGCATCGGGATCAAGTGTGCTCCGGGTGTGGTCGGTCCAGCAGAGGCCGACATCGACTTTGACATCATCAAGAACGACAACGACACATTCACAGTGAAGTACACGCCCCCGGGCGCCGGTCAGTACACCATCATGGTGCTGTTCGCTGATCAG GAAATTCCCATCAGCCCCTTTAGAATAAAGGTGGATCCTTCCCATGACGCAGCTAAAGTCCGAGCAGAAGGACCTGGACTCAGCAAGACAG GCGTCGAAGTGGGGAAACCGACTCACTTCACCATTTTCACAAAGGGAGCCGGGAAAGCCAAACCTGAGGTTTATTTCACCGGAGCAGCTAAAGGGGACGCCGTCAGAGACTTCGAGATCATCGACAACCACGACTACTCGTACACCGTCCGCTACACCGCAGTCCAGCAG GGGAACATGTCCGTCACTGTGTGTCATGGAGGAGACCCCATCCCCAAAAGTCCATTTAACATCAGTGTGGCCCCCCCACTAGACCTCAGCAAGGTCAAAGTTCAGGGTTTGAACAACA AGGTGGACGTTGGGAAGGACGAGGAGTTCACCGTCAGCACTCAGGGTGCCGGAGGTCAGGGCAAACTGGACGTCAAGATCACCTCCCCTTCACGTCGACCAATCCCCTGCAAGCTGGAGTCGGGCACGGCCAATGAGATGCACACAGTGAAGTACATACCCCCTGAGGAAGGGCCGTATAGAGTGGACATCACCTACGACGGAAACCCCGTACCAGGAAGTCCGTTCACCGTGGAGGGCGTCATGCCGCCTGACCCTACAAAG GTTCGCGCCTATGGTCCCGGTCTTCAGGGTGGTGTTGTAGGTAAACCAGCCCCCTTTGCCATTGATACAAAGGGAGCCGGTACCGGTGGTCTGGGCCTGACGGTGGAGGGACCCTGTGAGGCCAAGATCGAATGCCAGGACAATGGTGATGGATCCTGCTCCGTGTCCTACCTGCCCACAGAGCCCGGCGAGTACGCCATCAACATCCTGTTTGCAGACCAGCACATCCCCGGTTCCCCCTTCAAGGCCATGGTCCAGTCTGCGTTTGACCCCAGCAAGGTGACGGCCAGCGGCCCTGGCCTGGAGCGAGCGAAAGTCAACGAGGACGGATCCTTTACGGTGGACTGCTCTAAGGCCGGAGAGGCCGAGCTCACCATCGAGATCATCTCCGACTCCGGAGCCAAAGCTGAAGTTCACGTCCAGAACAACAGCGACGGGACCTACTCCATCACCTACATCCCCCAGTTCCACGGCATGTACACCATCACCATCAAATATGGAGGACACGCAGTACCGAAGTTCCCCACCCGACTACAGGTGGACCCGGCTGTGGACACCAGCGGGGTGAAGGTCTACGGACCTGGAGTCGAACCCAGAG GCGTCCTGAGGGAAGTGACTACCCATTTCATAGTGGACGCTCGGGCCCACTACAAGAGCGGCGGCAGCCATATCAAAGCCTGCATCTCCAATCCATCAGGCAGCAACACGGACGCCTACATCACCGACAAAGGCGACGGGACCTACAGAGTGGAGTACACGCCATACGAGGATG GTTTGCATCTGATTGAACTGTTGTTTGATGAGGTCTCAGTTCCTAAGAGCCCGTTCAGGGTGTCGGTGGCCGAGGGCTGTGATCCCAGTCGAGTCCGAGCGTACGGTCCCGGCCTGGAGGAAGGACTGGTTAACAAACCAAACCGCTTCACAGTCGAGACCAG AGGGGCTGGCACCGGAGGTCTTGGCCTGGCTATTGAGGGTCCATCTGAGGCAAAGATGTCATGTAAGGACAACAAAGATGGCAGCTGCAGTGTGGAGTACATCCCCTTCACTCCTGGAGAGTACGACGTCAACATCACCTTTGGAGGCCTTCCCATCCCAG GGAGCCCATTCCGGGTTCCAGTGCGAGAGCTGGTGGATCCCAGTAAAGTGAAGTGTTCAGGTCCCGGCCTGGGAAGTGGAGTCCGAGCCCACGTCCCTCAGACCTTCACTGTTGACAGCAGCAAGGCTGGGGTGGCCCCCCTGGAGGTCCTGCTGTATGGGCCCACAG GTGTGGCCGAGCCAATCAGCATCACTGACAATGGTGACGGCACTCACACAGTCAACTACACTCCTGCCAACGACGGCCCGTACACGGTGTGTGTGAAGTACGCCGACCAGGAGGTCCCTCGCAG TCCTTTTAAGATCAAGACTCTACCGGCTCACGATGCCAGTAAAGTGCGAGCCAGCGGTCCAGGTCTGAATGCATCCGGAGTTCCGGCCAGTCTGCCGGTTGAGTTCACCATCGACGCCCGAGACGCCGGAGAGGGACTGCTCACTGTTCAGATACTG GATCCGGAGGGAAAACCCAAGAAGGCGAACATCCGAGACAACAGAGACGGGACGTACACGGTGTCATACGTACCGGACATGACGGGCCGTTACACCATCACCATCAAATACGGAGGAGACGAGATCCCGTATTCGCCGTACCGCATCCACGCCCTGCCCACCGGAGACGCCAGCAAGTGTCTGGTCACAG TGTCGATCGGAGGACACGGACTGG GTATCGGTCCGACCATCCAGATCGGAGAGGAGACGGTAATCACCGTGGATGCAAAGGCTGCTGGGAAAGGTAAAGTCACCTGTAAGGTGTCGACTCCTGACGGAGCGGAGCTGGACGTGGACGTGGTGGAGAACGCCGACGGGACGTTTGATATTTATTACACGGCTCCGGAGCCCGGGAAGTACGTCATCACTATCCGGTTCGGAGGAGAAAACATTCCCAACAGCCCCTTCCACGTGGTG GCCACCGATGATCCCATCAGCCCCGTGGACGGGATGGAGCCCGTGCTCCGCCCCTTCAGTCTGGTCATTCCCTTCACCGTGCAGAAAGGAGAGATCACAG GTGAAGTGCGAATGCCGTCTGGTCGAACCGCCTGTCCTCACATCACCGACAACAAGGACGGCACCGTCACCGTGAAATACTCCCCGACAGAACGAGGCCTGCACGAGATGGACATCAAATATGATGGAAAACATATCCCAG GAAGTCCACTCCAGTTCTACGTTGATGCCATTAACGGTGGTCATGTGACGGCGTACGGCCCTGGTCTGAGTCACGGCACAGTGAACAGACCGGCCACCTTCACCATCGTTACTAAAGACGCTGGAGAAG GTGGTCTGTCTCTGGCTGTTGAGGGTCCGTCTAAAGCAGAGATCAGctgtaaagacaacaaagaCGGGACCTGTACTGTGTCCTACCTGCCCACCGCACCTGGAGACTACAACATCATCGTCAAGTTTGATGACAAACACATCGCCGGCAGCCCCTTCACTGCCAAGATCACTG GTGATGAGTCCATGAGGACGTCTCAGCTGAATGTCGGCACAGCAACAGACGTTTCCTTAAAAATCACAGAGACAGACCTGAGCAGTCTGATGGCGAGCATCAGAGCGCCATCTGGGAACGAGGAGCCATGTCTGCTGAAGAGGTTGCCCAACAGACACATTG GGATCTCGTTTACACCAAAGGAAGTGGGCGAACACGTGGTGAGCGTGAAGAAGAACGGGAAACACGTGACCAACAGTCCGTTCAAGATCATGGTGGGTCAGTCGGAGATTGGAGACGCCAGCAAGGTGAAGGTTTACGGCCAGGGGCTGGTGGAGGGACACACCTTCGAAGTGGCCGAATTCATCGTTGACACCAGGAGTGCAG GTTACGGAGGTCTGGGTCTGTCCATCGAGGGTCCCAGTAAAGTGGACATTAACTGTGAGGACGTGGAGGACGGGACGTGTAAAGTCACTTACTGTCCAACTGAACCTGGAAActacatcatcaacatcaagTTCGCCGACCAACACGTCCCAG GAAGTCCGTTCACGGTGAAGGTGTTTGGTGACGGCAGGATGAAGGAGAGCATCACCCGGAAACGTCAGGCTCCCTCCATCGCTACTGTGGGCAGCACCTGTGACCTCAACCTCAAAATACCAG GGAATTGGTTCCACATGGTTTCGGCTCAGGAGCGCCTGACCCGGACGTTCACCCGCAGCAGTCACACCTACACTCGGACCGAGCGTACGGAGATCAGTAAGACTCGAGCGGGAGAGACGAAGAGGGAGGTCCGCGTGGAGGAGAGCACTCAGGTGGGAGGAGAGCCGTTCAGAGACGTGTTCGGAGACTTCCTGGGACGAGAGAGTCTGAGCGGATTCAACGGGATGCCGACCGGCAGCCGGCCGCCGCTGcaggacg GTGAGGCAAGTAAGCAGGAGATGACAGCTCAGGTGACGAGTCCTGGAGGAAAGACGGAGGACGCAGAGATCATTAAAGGAGATGACAGCACCTACAGCGTCCGCTTCATACCTCAGGAGATGGGAGCTCACACTGTTAACGTTAAATATCGGGGCCAACACGTCCCCGGGAGCCCCTTCCAATTCACTGTGGGGCCTCTGGGAGAGGGAGGGGCCCACAAGGTCCGGGCAGGGGGGACGGGGCTGGACCGAGGAGTGGCAGGGATCCCAG cTGAGTTCAGTATCTGGACCAGAGAGGCCGGAGCTGGAGGTCTGTCAATCGCTGTGGAGGGACCGAGCAAGGCCGAGATCACCTTTGAAGACAGGAAGGACGGATCCTGTGGCGTCATCTACGTAGTTCAGGAGCCTG GTGACTACGAGGTTTCCATTAAGTTCAACGATGAACACATCCCAGACTCTCCATTCATCGTCCCCATTGCCACTCTGTCTGATGACGCTCGCCGCCTCACCATCACCAGCCTGCAG GAGGTGGCCCTAAAAGTTGGGCAGGAGGCCTCCTTTGCTGTCCAGCTGAATGGAGCCAGAGGGCTGATCGATGCTAAGATCCACACACCATCCGGAGCCATAGAGGAGTGCTACATCACTGAGCTGGACAGCG ACCAGCATGCCATCAGGTTCATCCCGAGGGAAAATGGAGTTCATTCCATCGACGTTCGTTTCAACGGCAGCCATGTTCCCGGCAGTCCCTTCAAGATCAGAGTGGGAGAACCAGGACAGGTTGGAGATCCCGGCATGGTGTCTGCTTTCGGACCAGGACTGGAGGGAGGAACCACAG GCGTGGCGTCAGAGTTTGTTGTGAACACGTGTAATGCTGGCTCAGGGGCTCTGGCTGTGACCATCGATGGACCGTCGAAGGTCAAGATGGACTGTCAGGAGTGTCCTGAGGGCTACAAGGTCTCCTATACACCTATGGCTCCTGGACACTACCTGATCTCCATCAAGTATGGCGGACCCCAGCACATCGTAGGCAGCCCCTTCAAGGCCAAAGTCTCAG GACCTCGTCTGTCCGGGGGCCACAGTCTGCATGAGACATCGTCTGTTCTCGTGGAAACTGTCACCAAGTCATCAGCGATGGGAGGGGCCTTCGCCTCCTTACCCAAATTCTCCTCAGACGCCAGTAAAGTCATCTCCAGAGGCGCCGGCCTGTCGAAGGCCTTCGTAGGTCAGAAGAACACGTTCACAGTGGACTGCAGCAAAGCAG GCACCAACATGTTGATGGTGGGCGTTCACGGGCCAAAGACGCCCTGCGAGGAGGTCTACGTCAAACACATGGGCAACCGGATGTACAACGTCACGTATACGGTCAAAGAACAAGGCAGCTACATCCTCATCGTCAAATGGGGCGACGAGAACGTCCCCGGCAGTCCCTTCCACGTCACCGTCCCTTAA